One segment of Macaca fascicularis isolate 582-1 chromosome 2, T2T-MFA8v1.1 DNA contains the following:
- the MBD4 gene encoding methyl-CpG-binding domain protein 4 isoform X1 — MGTTGSESLNLGDRGAAPTVTSSERLVPDPPSDLRKEDVAVELERVEEDEEQMMIKRSSECNPLLLEPIVSAQFGGTAGTECHKSVPCGWERVVKQRLFGKTAGRFDVYFISPQGLKFRSKSSLANYLHKNGETCLKPEDFDFTVLSKRDTKSRYKDCSMAALTSHLQNQSNNSNQNLRTRSKCKKDVFMPPSSSSELPDSRGLSNFTSTHLLLKEDEGVDDVNFRKVRKPKGKVTILKGIPIKKTKKRCRKSYSGFVQSDSKRESVCNKADAESEPVAQESQLDGTVCIFDAGACGETLSATSEEKRLVKDRSLSSGSNFCFEQKTSGIINKLCSARDAEHNEKYEDTFLETEETGTKVEVVAEKKEHLHTDILKRGSEMDNCSPTKKDFTEDIIPRTQIERRKTSLYFSSKYNKEAPSPPRRKAFKKWTPPRSPFNLVQETLFHDPWKLLIATIFLNRTSGKMAIPVLWKFLEKYPSAEVARTADWRDVSELLKPLGLYDLRAKTIVKFSDEYLTKQWKYPIELHGIGKYGNDSYRIFCVNEWKQVHPEDHKLNKYHDWLWENHEKLSLS, encoded by the exons ATGGGCACGACTGGGTCGGAGAGTCTGAACCTGGGGGACCGCGGAGCTGCCCCCACCGTCACCTCTAGTGAGCGCCTAGTCCCAGATCCGCCGAGTGACCTCCG CAAAGAAGATGTTGCTGTGGAATTGGAAAGAGTGGAAGAAGATGAGGAACAAATGATGATAAAAAGAAGCAGTGAATGTAATCCCCTGCTACTAGAACCCATCGTTTCTGCTCAGTTTGGTGGTACTGCAGGGACAGAATGCCATAAGTCTGTCCCATGTGGATGGGAAAGAGTTGTGAAGCAAAGGTTATTTGGGAAGACAGCAGGAAGATTTGATGTGTACTTTATCAG CCCACAAGGACTGAAGTTCAGATCCAAAAGTTCACTTGCTAATTATCTTCACAAAAATGGAGAGACTTGTCTTAAGCCAGAAGATTTTGATTTTACTGTACTTTCTAAAAGGGATACCAAGTCAAGATACAAAGACTGCAGCATGGCAGCCCTGACATCCCACCTACAAAACCAAAGTAACAATTCAAACCAGAACCTCAGGACCCGAAGCAAGTGCAAAAAGGATGTGTTTATGCCGCCAAGTAGTAGTTCAGAGTTGCCGGATAGCAGAGGACTCTCTAACTTTACTTCCActcatttgcttttgaaagaagatgAGGGTGTTGATGATGTTAACTTCAGAAAGGTTAGAAAACCCAAAGGAAAGGTGactattttgaaaggaatcccaattaagaaaactaaaaaaagatgTAGGAAGAGCTATTCAGGTTTTGTTCAAAGTGATAGCAAAAGAGAATCTGTGTGTAATAAAGCAGATGCTGAAAGTGAGCCTGTTGCACAAGAAAGTCAGCTTGACGGAACTGTCTGCATTTTTGATGCTGGAGCATGTGGTGAGACCCTCAGTGCGACCAGTGAAGAAAAGAGGCTTGTGAAAGACAGATCATTGAGTTCAGGatcaaatttttgttttgaacaaAAAACTTCCGGCATCATAAACAAATTATGTTCAGCCAGAGATGCAGAACACAATGAGAAGTATGAGGATACCTTTTTAGAAACTGAAGAAACTGGAACAAAAGTAGAAGTAGTTGCGGAAAAGAAGGAACATTTGCATACTGACATTTTAAAACGTGGCTCTGAAATGGACAACTGCTCACCAACCAAGAAAGACTTTACTg AAGATATCATCCCACGAACAcagatagaaagaaggaaaacaagccTGTATTTTTCCAGCAAGTATAACAAAGAAG CTCCTAGCCCCCCACGACGTAAAGCCTTTAAGAAGTGGACACCTCCTCGGTCACCTTTTAATCTCGTTCAAGAAACACTTTTTCACGATCCATGGAAGCTTCTCATCGCTACTATATTTCTCAATCGGACCTCAG GTAAAATGGCAATACCTGTGCTCTGGAAGTTTCTGGAGAAGTATCCTTCAGCTGAGGTAGCAAGAACCGCAGACTGGAGAGATGTGTCAGAACTTCTTAAACCTCTTGGTCTCTACGATCTTCGGGCAAAAACCATTGTCAAGTTCTCAG ATGAATACCTGACAAAGCAGTGGAAGTATCCGATTGAGCTTCATGGGATTGGTAAATATGGCAACGACTCTTACCGAATTTTTTGTGTCAATGAGTGGAAGCAG GTGCACCCTGAAGAccacaaattaaataaataccatGACTGGCTTTGGGAAAATCATGAAAAATTAAGTCTGTCTTAA
- the MBD4 gene encoding methyl-CpG-binding domain protein 4 isoform X3, whose amino-acid sequence MGTTGSESLNLGDRGAAPTVTSSERLVPDPPSDLRKEDVAVELERVEEDEEQMMIKRSSECNPLLLEPIVSAQFGGTAGTECHKSVPCGWERVVKQRLFGKTAGRFDVYFISPQGLKFRSKSSLANYLHKNGETCLKPEDFDFTVLSKRDTKSRYKDCSMAALTSHLQNQSNNSNQNLRTRSKCKKDVFMPPSSSSELPDSRGLSNFTSTHLLLKEDEGVDDVNFRKVRKPKGKVTILKGIPIKKTKKRCRKSYSGFVQSDSKRESVCNKADAESEPVAQESQLDGTVCIFDAGACGETLSATSEEKRLVKDRSLSSGSNFCFEQKTSGIINKLCSARDAEHNEKYEDTFLETEETGTKVEVVAEKKEHLHTDILKRGSEMDNCSPTKKDFTEDIIPRTQIERRKTSLYFSSKYNKEAPSPPRRKAFKKWTPPRSPFNLVQETLFHDPWKLLIATIFLNRTSGKMAIPVLWKFLEKYPSAEVARTADWRDVSELLKPLGLYDLRAKTIVKFSDEYLTKQWKYPIELHGIGAP is encoded by the exons ATGGGCACGACTGGGTCGGAGAGTCTGAACCTGGGGGACCGCGGAGCTGCCCCCACCGTCACCTCTAGTGAGCGCCTAGTCCCAGATCCGCCGAGTGACCTCCG CAAAGAAGATGTTGCTGTGGAATTGGAAAGAGTGGAAGAAGATGAGGAACAAATGATGATAAAAAGAAGCAGTGAATGTAATCCCCTGCTACTAGAACCCATCGTTTCTGCTCAGTTTGGTGGTACTGCAGGGACAGAATGCCATAAGTCTGTCCCATGTGGATGGGAAAGAGTTGTGAAGCAAAGGTTATTTGGGAAGACAGCAGGAAGATTTGATGTGTACTTTATCAG CCCACAAGGACTGAAGTTCAGATCCAAAAGTTCACTTGCTAATTATCTTCACAAAAATGGAGAGACTTGTCTTAAGCCAGAAGATTTTGATTTTACTGTACTTTCTAAAAGGGATACCAAGTCAAGATACAAAGACTGCAGCATGGCAGCCCTGACATCCCACCTACAAAACCAAAGTAACAATTCAAACCAGAACCTCAGGACCCGAAGCAAGTGCAAAAAGGATGTGTTTATGCCGCCAAGTAGTAGTTCAGAGTTGCCGGATAGCAGAGGACTCTCTAACTTTACTTCCActcatttgcttttgaaagaagatgAGGGTGTTGATGATGTTAACTTCAGAAAGGTTAGAAAACCCAAAGGAAAGGTGactattttgaaaggaatcccaattaagaaaactaaaaaaagatgTAGGAAGAGCTATTCAGGTTTTGTTCAAAGTGATAGCAAAAGAGAATCTGTGTGTAATAAAGCAGATGCTGAAAGTGAGCCTGTTGCACAAGAAAGTCAGCTTGACGGAACTGTCTGCATTTTTGATGCTGGAGCATGTGGTGAGACCCTCAGTGCGACCAGTGAAGAAAAGAGGCTTGTGAAAGACAGATCATTGAGTTCAGGatcaaatttttgttttgaacaaAAAACTTCCGGCATCATAAACAAATTATGTTCAGCCAGAGATGCAGAACACAATGAGAAGTATGAGGATACCTTTTTAGAAACTGAAGAAACTGGAACAAAAGTAGAAGTAGTTGCGGAAAAGAAGGAACATTTGCATACTGACATTTTAAAACGTGGCTCTGAAATGGACAACTGCTCACCAACCAAGAAAGACTTTACTg AAGATATCATCCCACGAACAcagatagaaagaaggaaaacaagccTGTATTTTTCCAGCAAGTATAACAAAGAAG CTCCTAGCCCCCCACGACGTAAAGCCTTTAAGAAGTGGACACCTCCTCGGTCACCTTTTAATCTCGTTCAAGAAACACTTTTTCACGATCCATGGAAGCTTCTCATCGCTACTATATTTCTCAATCGGACCTCAG GTAAAATGGCAATACCTGTGCTCTGGAAGTTTCTGGAGAAGTATCCTTCAGCTGAGGTAGCAAGAACCGCAGACTGGAGAGATGTGTCAGAACTTCTTAAACCTCTTGGTCTCTACGATCTTCGGGCAAAAACCATTGTCAAGTTCTCAG ATGAATACCTGACAAAGCAGTGGAAGTATCCGATTGAGCTTCATGGGATTG GTGCACCCTGA
- the MBD4 gene encoding methyl-CpG-binding domain protein 4 isoform X6, with product MCTLSEDIIPRTQIERRKTSLYFSSKYNKEAPSPPRRKAFKKWTPPRSPFNLVQETLFHDPWKLLIATIFLNRTSGKMAIPVLWKFLEKYPSAEVARTADWRDVSELLKPLGLYDLRAKTIVKFSDEYLTKQWKYPIELHGIGKYGNDSYRIFCVNEWKQVHPEDHKLNKYHDWLWENHEKLSLS from the exons ATGTGTACTTTATCAG AAGATATCATCCCACGAACAcagatagaaagaaggaaaacaagccTGTATTTTTCCAGCAAGTATAACAAAGAAG CTCCTAGCCCCCCACGACGTAAAGCCTTTAAGAAGTGGACACCTCCTCGGTCACCTTTTAATCTCGTTCAAGAAACACTTTTTCACGATCCATGGAAGCTTCTCATCGCTACTATATTTCTCAATCGGACCTCAG GTAAAATGGCAATACCTGTGCTCTGGAAGTTTCTGGAGAAGTATCCTTCAGCTGAGGTAGCAAGAACCGCAGACTGGAGAGATGTGTCAGAACTTCTTAAACCTCTTGGTCTCTACGATCTTCGGGCAAAAACCATTGTCAAGTTCTCAG ATGAATACCTGACAAAGCAGTGGAAGTATCCGATTGAGCTTCATGGGATTGGTAAATATGGCAACGACTCTTACCGAATTTTTTGTGTCAATGAGTGGAAGCAG GTGCACCCTGAAGAccacaaattaaataaataccatGACTGGCTTTGGGAAAATCATGAAAAATTAAGTCTGTCTTAA
- the MBD4 gene encoding methyl-CpG-binding domain protein 4 isoform X5 produces the protein MGTTGSESLNLGDRGAAPTVTSSERLVPDPPSDLRKEDVAVELERVEEDEEQMMIKRSSECNPLLLEPIVSAQFGGTAGTECHKSVPCGWERVVKQRLFGKTAGRFDVYFISPQGLKFRSKSSLANYLHKNGETCLKPEDFDFTVLSKRDTKSRYKDCSMAALTSHLQNQSNNSNQNLRTRSKCKKDVFMPPSSSSELPDSRGLSNFTSTHLLLKEDEGVDDVNFRKVRKPKGKVTILKGIPIKKTKKRCRKSYSGFVQSDSKRESVCNKADAESEPVAQESQLDGTVCIFDAGACGETLSATSEEKRLVKDRSLSSGSNFCFEQKTSGIINKLCSARDAEHNEKYEDTFLETEETGTKVEVVAEKKEHLHTDILKRGSEMDNCSPTKKDFTDIIPRTQIERRKTSLYFSSKYNKEAPSPPRRKAFKKWTPPRSPFNLVQETLFHDPWKLLIATIFLNRTSGKMAIPVLWKFLEKYPSAEVARTADWRDVSELLKPLGLYDLRAKTIVKFSGAP, from the exons ATGGGCACGACTGGGTCGGAGAGTCTGAACCTGGGGGACCGCGGAGCTGCCCCCACCGTCACCTCTAGTGAGCGCCTAGTCCCAGATCCGCCGAGTGACCTCCG CAAAGAAGATGTTGCTGTGGAATTGGAAAGAGTGGAAGAAGATGAGGAACAAATGATGATAAAAAGAAGCAGTGAATGTAATCCCCTGCTACTAGAACCCATCGTTTCTGCTCAGTTTGGTGGTACTGCAGGGACAGAATGCCATAAGTCTGTCCCATGTGGATGGGAAAGAGTTGTGAAGCAAAGGTTATTTGGGAAGACAGCAGGAAGATTTGATGTGTACTTTATCAG CCCACAAGGACTGAAGTTCAGATCCAAAAGTTCACTTGCTAATTATCTTCACAAAAATGGAGAGACTTGTCTTAAGCCAGAAGATTTTGATTTTACTGTACTTTCTAAAAGGGATACCAAGTCAAGATACAAAGACTGCAGCATGGCAGCCCTGACATCCCACCTACAAAACCAAAGTAACAATTCAAACCAGAACCTCAGGACCCGAAGCAAGTGCAAAAAGGATGTGTTTATGCCGCCAAGTAGTAGTTCAGAGTTGCCGGATAGCAGAGGACTCTCTAACTTTACTTCCActcatttgcttttgaaagaagatgAGGGTGTTGATGATGTTAACTTCAGAAAGGTTAGAAAACCCAAAGGAAAGGTGactattttgaaaggaatcccaattaagaaaactaaaaaaagatgTAGGAAGAGCTATTCAGGTTTTGTTCAAAGTGATAGCAAAAGAGAATCTGTGTGTAATAAAGCAGATGCTGAAAGTGAGCCTGTTGCACAAGAAAGTCAGCTTGACGGAACTGTCTGCATTTTTGATGCTGGAGCATGTGGTGAGACCCTCAGTGCGACCAGTGAAGAAAAGAGGCTTGTGAAAGACAGATCATTGAGTTCAGGatcaaatttttgttttgaacaaAAAACTTCCGGCATCATAAACAAATTATGTTCAGCCAGAGATGCAGAACACAATGAGAAGTATGAGGATACCTTTTTAGAAACTGAAGAAACTGGAACAAAAGTAGAAGTAGTTGCGGAAAAGAAGGAACATTTGCATACTGACATTTTAAAACGTGGCTCTGAAATGGACAACTGCTCACCAACCAAGAAAGACTTTACTg ATATCATCCCACGAACAcagatagaaagaaggaaaacaagccTGTATTTTTCCAGCAAGTATAACAAAGAAG CTCCTAGCCCCCCACGACGTAAAGCCTTTAAGAAGTGGACACCTCCTCGGTCACCTTTTAATCTCGTTCAAGAAACACTTTTTCACGATCCATGGAAGCTTCTCATCGCTACTATATTTCTCAATCGGACCTCAG GTAAAATGGCAATACCTGTGCTCTGGAAGTTTCTGGAGAAGTATCCTTCAGCTGAGGTAGCAAGAACCGCAGACTGGAGAGATGTGTCAGAACTTCTTAAACCTCTTGGTCTCTACGATCTTCGGGCAAAAACCATTGTCAAGTTCTCAG GTGCACCCTGA
- the MBD4 gene encoding methyl-CpG-binding domain protein 4 isoform X7: MCTLSEDIIPRTQIERRKTSLYFSSKYNKEAPSPPRRKAFKKWTPPRSPFNLVQETLFHDPWKLLIATIFLNRTSGKMAIPVLWKFLEKYPSAEVARTADWRDVSELLKPLGLYDLRAKTIVKFSDEYLTKQWKYPIELHGIGAP, encoded by the exons ATGTGTACTTTATCAG AAGATATCATCCCACGAACAcagatagaaagaaggaaaacaagccTGTATTTTTCCAGCAAGTATAACAAAGAAG CTCCTAGCCCCCCACGACGTAAAGCCTTTAAGAAGTGGACACCTCCTCGGTCACCTTTTAATCTCGTTCAAGAAACACTTTTTCACGATCCATGGAAGCTTCTCATCGCTACTATATTTCTCAATCGGACCTCAG GTAAAATGGCAATACCTGTGCTCTGGAAGTTTCTGGAGAAGTATCCTTCAGCTGAGGTAGCAAGAACCGCAGACTGGAGAGATGTGTCAGAACTTCTTAAACCTCTTGGTCTCTACGATCTTCGGGCAAAAACCATTGTCAAGTTCTCAG ATGAATACCTGACAAAGCAGTGGAAGTATCCGATTGAGCTTCATGGGATTG GTGCACCCTGA
- the MBD4 gene encoding methyl-CpG-binding domain protein 4 isoform X4 codes for MGTTGSESLNLGDRGAAPTVTSSERLVPDPPSDLRKEDVAVELERVEEDEEQMMIKRSSECNPLLLEPIVSAQFGGTAGTECHKSVPCGWERVVKQRLFGKTAGRFDVYFISPQGLKFRSKSSLANYLHKNGETCLKPEDFDFTVLSKRDTKSRYKDCSMAALTSHLQNQSNNSNQNLRTRSKCKKDVFMPPSSSSELPDSRGLSNFTSTHLLLKEDEGVDDVNFRKVRKPKGKVTILKGIPIKKTKKRCRKSYSGFVQSDSKRESVCNKADAESEPVAQESQLDGTVCIFDAGACGETLSATSEEKRLVKDRSLSSGSNFCFEQKTSGIINKLCSARDAEHNEKYEDTFLETEETGTKVEVVAEKKEHLHTDILKRGSEMDNCSPTKKDFTEDIIPRTQIERRKTSLYFSSKYNKEAPSPPRRKAFKKWTPPRSPFNLVQETLFHDPWKLLIATIFLNRTSGKMAIPVLWKFLEKYPSAEVARTADWRDVSELLKPLGLYDLRAKTIVKFSGAP; via the exons ATGGGCACGACTGGGTCGGAGAGTCTGAACCTGGGGGACCGCGGAGCTGCCCCCACCGTCACCTCTAGTGAGCGCCTAGTCCCAGATCCGCCGAGTGACCTCCG CAAAGAAGATGTTGCTGTGGAATTGGAAAGAGTGGAAGAAGATGAGGAACAAATGATGATAAAAAGAAGCAGTGAATGTAATCCCCTGCTACTAGAACCCATCGTTTCTGCTCAGTTTGGTGGTACTGCAGGGACAGAATGCCATAAGTCTGTCCCATGTGGATGGGAAAGAGTTGTGAAGCAAAGGTTATTTGGGAAGACAGCAGGAAGATTTGATGTGTACTTTATCAG CCCACAAGGACTGAAGTTCAGATCCAAAAGTTCACTTGCTAATTATCTTCACAAAAATGGAGAGACTTGTCTTAAGCCAGAAGATTTTGATTTTACTGTACTTTCTAAAAGGGATACCAAGTCAAGATACAAAGACTGCAGCATGGCAGCCCTGACATCCCACCTACAAAACCAAAGTAACAATTCAAACCAGAACCTCAGGACCCGAAGCAAGTGCAAAAAGGATGTGTTTATGCCGCCAAGTAGTAGTTCAGAGTTGCCGGATAGCAGAGGACTCTCTAACTTTACTTCCActcatttgcttttgaaagaagatgAGGGTGTTGATGATGTTAACTTCAGAAAGGTTAGAAAACCCAAAGGAAAGGTGactattttgaaaggaatcccaattaagaaaactaaaaaaagatgTAGGAAGAGCTATTCAGGTTTTGTTCAAAGTGATAGCAAAAGAGAATCTGTGTGTAATAAAGCAGATGCTGAAAGTGAGCCTGTTGCACAAGAAAGTCAGCTTGACGGAACTGTCTGCATTTTTGATGCTGGAGCATGTGGTGAGACCCTCAGTGCGACCAGTGAAGAAAAGAGGCTTGTGAAAGACAGATCATTGAGTTCAGGatcaaatttttgttttgaacaaAAAACTTCCGGCATCATAAACAAATTATGTTCAGCCAGAGATGCAGAACACAATGAGAAGTATGAGGATACCTTTTTAGAAACTGAAGAAACTGGAACAAAAGTAGAAGTAGTTGCGGAAAAGAAGGAACATTTGCATACTGACATTTTAAAACGTGGCTCTGAAATGGACAACTGCTCACCAACCAAGAAAGACTTTACTg AAGATATCATCCCACGAACAcagatagaaagaaggaaaacaagccTGTATTTTTCCAGCAAGTATAACAAAGAAG CTCCTAGCCCCCCACGACGTAAAGCCTTTAAGAAGTGGACACCTCCTCGGTCACCTTTTAATCTCGTTCAAGAAACACTTTTTCACGATCCATGGAAGCTTCTCATCGCTACTATATTTCTCAATCGGACCTCAG GTAAAATGGCAATACCTGTGCTCTGGAAGTTTCTGGAGAAGTATCCTTCAGCTGAGGTAGCAAGAACCGCAGACTGGAGAGATGTGTCAGAACTTCTTAAACCTCTTGGTCTCTACGATCTTCGGGCAAAAACCATTGTCAAGTTCTCAG GTGCACCCTGA
- the MBD4 gene encoding methyl-CpG-binding domain protein 4 isoform X2, translating to MGTTGSESLNLGDRGAAPTVTSSERLVPDPPSDLRKEDVAVELERVEEDEEQMMIKRSSECNPLLLEPIVSAQFGGTAGTECHKSVPCGWERVVKQRLFGKTAGRFDVYFISPQGLKFRSKSSLANYLHKNGETCLKPEDFDFTVLSKRDTKSRYKDCSMAALTSHLQNQSNNSNQNLRTRSKCKKDVFMPPSSSSELPDSRGLSNFTSTHLLLKEDEGVDDVNFRKVRKPKGKVTILKGIPIKKTKKRCRKSYSGFVQSDSKRESVCNKADAESEPVAQESQLDGTVCIFDAGACGETLSATSEEKRLVKDRSLSSGSNFCFEQKTSGIINKLCSARDAEHNEKYEDTFLETEETGTKVEVVAEKKEHLHTDILKRGSEMDNCSPTKKDFTDIIPRTQIERRKTSLYFSSKYNKEAPSPPRRKAFKKWTPPRSPFNLVQETLFHDPWKLLIATIFLNRTSGKMAIPVLWKFLEKYPSAEVARTADWRDVSELLKPLGLYDLRAKTIVKFSDEYLTKQWKYPIELHGIGKYGNDSYRIFCVNEWKQVHPEDHKLNKYHDWLWENHEKLSLS from the exons ATGGGCACGACTGGGTCGGAGAGTCTGAACCTGGGGGACCGCGGAGCTGCCCCCACCGTCACCTCTAGTGAGCGCCTAGTCCCAGATCCGCCGAGTGACCTCCG CAAAGAAGATGTTGCTGTGGAATTGGAAAGAGTGGAAGAAGATGAGGAACAAATGATGATAAAAAGAAGCAGTGAATGTAATCCCCTGCTACTAGAACCCATCGTTTCTGCTCAGTTTGGTGGTACTGCAGGGACAGAATGCCATAAGTCTGTCCCATGTGGATGGGAAAGAGTTGTGAAGCAAAGGTTATTTGGGAAGACAGCAGGAAGATTTGATGTGTACTTTATCAG CCCACAAGGACTGAAGTTCAGATCCAAAAGTTCACTTGCTAATTATCTTCACAAAAATGGAGAGACTTGTCTTAAGCCAGAAGATTTTGATTTTACTGTACTTTCTAAAAGGGATACCAAGTCAAGATACAAAGACTGCAGCATGGCAGCCCTGACATCCCACCTACAAAACCAAAGTAACAATTCAAACCAGAACCTCAGGACCCGAAGCAAGTGCAAAAAGGATGTGTTTATGCCGCCAAGTAGTAGTTCAGAGTTGCCGGATAGCAGAGGACTCTCTAACTTTACTTCCActcatttgcttttgaaagaagatgAGGGTGTTGATGATGTTAACTTCAGAAAGGTTAGAAAACCCAAAGGAAAGGTGactattttgaaaggaatcccaattaagaaaactaaaaaaagatgTAGGAAGAGCTATTCAGGTTTTGTTCAAAGTGATAGCAAAAGAGAATCTGTGTGTAATAAAGCAGATGCTGAAAGTGAGCCTGTTGCACAAGAAAGTCAGCTTGACGGAACTGTCTGCATTTTTGATGCTGGAGCATGTGGTGAGACCCTCAGTGCGACCAGTGAAGAAAAGAGGCTTGTGAAAGACAGATCATTGAGTTCAGGatcaaatttttgttttgaacaaAAAACTTCCGGCATCATAAACAAATTATGTTCAGCCAGAGATGCAGAACACAATGAGAAGTATGAGGATACCTTTTTAGAAACTGAAGAAACTGGAACAAAAGTAGAAGTAGTTGCGGAAAAGAAGGAACATTTGCATACTGACATTTTAAAACGTGGCTCTGAAATGGACAACTGCTCACCAACCAAGAAAGACTTTACTg ATATCATCCCACGAACAcagatagaaagaaggaaaacaagccTGTATTTTTCCAGCAAGTATAACAAAGAAG CTCCTAGCCCCCCACGACGTAAAGCCTTTAAGAAGTGGACACCTCCTCGGTCACCTTTTAATCTCGTTCAAGAAACACTTTTTCACGATCCATGGAAGCTTCTCATCGCTACTATATTTCTCAATCGGACCTCAG GTAAAATGGCAATACCTGTGCTCTGGAAGTTTCTGGAGAAGTATCCTTCAGCTGAGGTAGCAAGAACCGCAGACTGGAGAGATGTGTCAGAACTTCTTAAACCTCTTGGTCTCTACGATCTTCGGGCAAAAACCATTGTCAAGTTCTCAG ATGAATACCTGACAAAGCAGTGGAAGTATCCGATTGAGCTTCATGGGATTGGTAAATATGGCAACGACTCTTACCGAATTTTTTGTGTCAATGAGTGGAAGCAG GTGCACCCTGAAGAccacaaattaaataaataccatGACTGGCTTTGGGAAAATCATGAAAAATTAAGTCTGTCTTAA